The following proteins come from a genomic window of Triticum aestivum cultivar Chinese Spring chromosome 6A, IWGSC CS RefSeq v2.1, whole genome shotgun sequence:
- the LOC123127928 gene encoding BEACH domain-containing protein C2 isoform X1 yields MEGQDALDMSDASPTSSWEDGAVEHFDVASFGGEGYVVDDEEMSDVELGTGSPAGPSEASTQPPPPLRRRLAPVESSDVPEEVVRAVDAVIMGGGVERLREMVSEEDGEVTHFIVDVLMITMGGVDGLDEGAGDGTSPSTEPSIMSSSRAAAIAVELMPYLPCGTEPSPRTRMACGLLATLSACTRNRTMCSASGLLAILLDSAEKLFVKMGQSRDWDGTPLVQCIQVLGGHSVSVKDLHSWLLLVKKALGTRWATPLTLALEKAVGCNEAKGPAVTFEFDGERSGLLAPGDSRWPFSNGFGFATWIYVESFSDSPNTAASTSGRSSPWAVAAAAFIHAGEGANDMPRLFSFLTADNDGVEAYFQGKFLVVESGTGKGKKAPLHFTYEFKPQCWYFIGLECTSKQGLLGMVESELRLYVDDKLHESCPFEFPRVLKPLAFCCIGTNPPPTITGLQRQCPLFAEMGPIYIFMEPIGPERMARLASRGGDALPSFSSGAGLPWKASCDHIREMSEDSYTLDIEIGGSLHLLYHPSLLNGRFCPDASPSGSTGTHRRPAEVIGMVHISCRVRPAESLWALACGGPMALLPLTVSNIEMDNLEPILGDVSLSLATSSLSVPIFRIISLAIQHPGNKQELCRTNGPELLSQVLQYLLETLSKLESGKKEILRDEELVAAIVSLCQSQINDPGLKAQLFSTLLLDLKMWSSCNYVLQKKLLSSLADMVFAESACMYDANALQMLLDGCRRCYWVTREGDSIDTFTLTGTERPLGKVNALVDELLVVIELLIGSASSTMASDDVRRLVGFVVDCPQPNQVPRVLLLIYRLIVHPNSTRAHMYAQSFISRGGVEALLVLLQREAKSGNKNTFNNCDVPQNAAKWNGSSQSKSTNSRSLLKPASSEANCNRETPSVDSHESPSHDGNSEPVSTSKWRLLKNQFLKNRSGMDLPSITDNVQNNVYNIDNGDGVLVGIVHILGALVASGHLKFSSLIAKPKLPSGFLTTANGEGNTMFEDRVSLLLFALQKAFQAAPRRLMTRNVYRSLISAVINISSANDNLNLYDSDYRFQHIPLLLVLLRSLPYASRAFQARTLQDLLFLVCSHPENRSTMTSIAEWPDWILEVMISNHEMGDNKDSDGVSIYELEDVIHKFLLIMLEHSMWQKDGWKDVEATIHCAEWLSMAGGFSMGDQRIRREEALPIFKRRLLGSLLDFSAQELRVQQSEGITAAASDVEVETKEPKIQAEKAADLLVVLAENAVVLMMLVEDHLRSRSQQFFTSCLIDSALSPASMASSAASRSLSRTGSEPLEAGGSRQSLSSDAGGLPVDVLASMSGTNGQISSEVMERVTAAAAAEPYGSVRHAFVSYGSCISDLSEGWKYRSRLWYGVCIPSKANVFGGGGSGWEAWKSVVEKDSNGDWIELPLVKKSVAMLQTLLLDSGFGAGLGSGEGSAGGIGVMSALNQLLDSDQPFFCMLRLTLISMREDDTGEDDLFMRNISMKNDDISERLGCQTGSVIELDGNSCSPTIKPQSALLWRLLGPFLNVPVSESKRQRVLVASSILYSEVWHAVSSDRKPLRKKYLGLLMPPYAAVLKRYRSVLANIHELASSDGENPLLVGDCASAADTLPVEAAVSLISPGWAAAFASPPVAMALAMIAAGASGAETIAPPTNKLRRRDTSLLERRSAKLHSFSSFQRPPDTTPLLPASAPKDKASAKVVALAAARDLEFSAKIGLRRGLSVVAMATSGQRRSAGDIERALRWNTTEAMAAAWMECLQSADSKSVSGRDFSALSYKYVALLVSSFALARNLQRVEMERRTQVDILNRRCASVGVRAWRRLLHCLIETNRLYGPFGELLCTPDSIFWKLDFTECSSRMRRFMKRNYNGSDRFGAAVNFEEQMLLCDGVESNACHTEEGDTRSTNALPTTSLIIVAEAMSVDRGHEDAEHIETETICSSVDDQLRNSLPPDSFKGSIDSRSSDFSGVRNLVRSTLIAPGYRSGEEDKRIIIELPSLMVKPLKTVRGTFQVTLKRINFIVDEHTSDSDSYMDDVASTSGQYDQQDKDRSWFISSLHQIYNRRYLLRQSALELFMVDRSNFFFDFEDIEARRHAYRAIIHTKPPYLNDIFLATQKPEQILKQTQLMERWAKWEISNFDYLMELNTLAGRSYNDISQYPIFPWVVSDYQSKTLDLEDPSSYRDLSKPIGALNPARLKKFQDYYSSFKDPIIPNCHYGSHYSSPGTVLYYLARIEPFTTLSIELRGGKFGDDNHMLSDITRTWNSVLEDMNDVKELVPEMFYLPEVFTNVNSVDMGANELAKRLGSVELPPWAENPVDFIHKHRKALESDHVSAHFHEWIDLIFGYKQRGKEAVMANNVFPYATYEGTVDIDKIADPVSFTSNLLDHLSNFLAVNILLKILKVQRQATQNQIVNFGQTPSQLLIVPHIQRRPLADILQLQTIFRNPSEVRSYLLPNPDQCNVPASAVHVSNDCIVVVDANVPAAHVAVHHWQPNTPDGLETPFLFHHGKNAINSSGGAIRRIFKGPASAEDYHFPRAIAFAASAIQPSSTVAVTCDKEVITGGHADNSVKLISSDGARTIETASGHIAPVTCLALSPDNNYFVTGSRDTTVILWRIHQMSSSHWKNAPEPPPSPITPSTPLANSISSGSSPIRTLETSSKRRIEGPMHVLRGHLGEVTCCSVSSDLGLVASSSHTSGALLHSLRTGRLITKLDVGEAHLICLSSQGIVLIWNESEKRLSTFTVNGIPMSTSVLSPFSGRVSCIEVSRDGQFALIAACLSRNCTRDTSTDEDHMIDNCNDDEDVPESKETKLYVHAPSICFIDLYKLEVIHTLKLGEGQDVTAVALNEDNTTLVASTADKQLIVFTNPSLSSKIADQMLHEGDGLL; encoded by the exons ATGGAGGGGCAGGACGCGCTCGACATGTCCGACGCCTCGCCGACCTCGTCGTGGGAGGACGGAGCCGTCGAGCACTTCGACGTCGCGTCGTTCGGCGGCGAGGGGTACGTCGTCGACGATGAGGAGATGTCGGACGTGGAGCTCGGCACGGGCTCCCCGGCGGGCCCTTCGGAGGCCTCGACGCAGCCTCCTCCGCCGCTGCGGAGGCGCCTAGCGCCGGTCGAGTCCTCGGACGTCCCGGAGGAGGTGGTGCGGGCGGTCGACGCGGTGATCATGGGCGGCGGGGTTGAGCGCCTCCGCGAGATGGTGTCCGAGGAGGACGGCGAGGTCACGCATTTCATCGTAGACGTGCTGATGATCACGATGGGCGGCGTGGACGGCCTcgacgagggcgcgggcgacggcaccAGCCCCAGCACGGAACCCAGCATCATGTCCAGCTCGCGCGCAGCCGCCATTGCTGTCGAACTGATGCCTTACCTTCCATGCGGCACCGAGCCGTCGCCGCGCACCCGTATGGCCTGCGGCCTCCTCGCCACCCTCAGCGCCTGCACCCGCAACCGCACCATGTGCTCCGCTTCGGGCCTTCTCGCTATCCTCCTTGATTCCGCAGAGAAGCTGTTCGTAAAAATGGGTCAGAGCAGGGATTGGGACGGAACACCGCTCGTGCAGTGCATTCAGGTGCTAGGAGGGCACTCGGTTAGCGTCAAAGACTTGCATTCCTGGCTCCTTTTGGTCAAGAAAGCGCTTGGGACACGCTGGGCAACTCCGCTGACACTTGCATTGGAGAAGGCTGTTGGCTGCAATGAGGCGAAGGGACCTGCAGTGACTTTTGAGTTCGACGGTGAGAGATCCGGCTTGCTTGCCCCTGGAGATAGCCGGTGGCCATTCTCGAACGGTTTTGGGTTTGCCACATGGATATATGTAGAGTCATTCTCGGACTCACCCAACACAGCAGCATCGACTTCTGGGAGATCGTCACCATGGGCTGTCGCCGCCGCTGCTTTCATACATGCTGGAGAAGGGGCGAACGACATGCCCCGGCTTTTCAGCTTCCTTACTGCTGATAACGATGGTGTGGAGGCTTATTTCCAAGGCAAGTTTCTAGTTGTGGAGAGTGGGACTGGAAAGGGAAAGAAGGCTCCTCTCCATTTCACCTATGAATTCAAACCACAGTGCTGGTACTTCATTGGTTTGGAGTGCACAAGCAAGCAGGGTTTGCTCGGAATGGTCGAGAGTGAACTACGGCTGTATGTTGATGATAAGCTTCATGAGAGCTGTCCGTTTGAGTTCCCCCGTGTCTTGAAACCGCTGGCATTCTGCTGCATCGGGACAAACCCGCCACCAACTATTACTGGTCTGCAACGGCAATGCCCATTATTTGCAGAAATGGGGCCTATCTATATTTTCATGGAGCCGATTGGCCCAGAGAGAATGGCCCGGCTAGCTTCTAGGGGAGGAGATGCACTTCCCAGCTTCAGCAGCGGTGCTGGTTTGCCTTGGAAAGCTAGCTGTGATCACATTAGGGAAATGTCAGAAGATAGTTATACACTTGACATTGAGATTGGAGGAAGCTTACATCTACTTTATCATCCTAGCCTACTTAATGGCCGATTTTGCCCCGATGCTTCACCTTCTGGTTCAACAG GTACTCACCGAAGGCCTGCGGAAGTTATTGGGATGGTTCACATATCTTGTCGCGTGCGACCTGCAGAATCATTATGGGCATTAGCTTGTGGAGGTCCAATGGCTTTACTACCATTGACTGTTAGCAATATTGAGATGGATAACCTGGAACCTATACTTGGTGATGTGTCACTGTCTCTTGCTACGTCTTCTCTTTCTGTTCCTATATTCAGAATAATTTCTCTGGCAATTCAACATCCTGGAAATAAGCAAGAGCTTTGCCGTACCAATGGACCAGAGCTTCTATCACAAGTTTTACAATATTTGTTGGAAACACTGTCAAAACTAGAAAGTGGGAAGAAAGAGATACTGAGAGACGAGGAGCTTGTTGCTGCAATTGTATCTTTGTGCCAATCTCAAATAAATGATCCTGGTCTAAAAGCGCAGCTCTTTAGCACTTTGCTGTTGGACCTGAAGATGTGGAGCTCATGCAACTATGTTCTGCAGAAAAAGCTTCTCTCTTCACTTGCAGACATGGTTTTTGCAGAATCTGCTTGCATGTATGATGCAAATGCGTTGCAAATGCTTCTTGATGGATGCAGAAGGTGTTACTGGGTAACTCGTGAAGGAGATTCAATAGATACCTTCACATTGACTGGAACTGAGAGACCTTtagggaaagtgaatgctcttgtTGATGAGCTGTTGGTTGTTATTGAACTGTTGATAGGATCAGCTTCTTCCACAATGGCTTCTGATGATGTTCGTCGTTTGGTAGGATTTGTTGTTGACTGCCCACAACCTAACCAG GTTCCTAGGGTCTTGCTCCTCATCTACAGACTGATTGTGCACCCAAACAGTACTAGAGCGCACATGTATGCTCAGTCATTTATTTCTCGTGGAGGTGTAGAGGCATTACTTGTTCTTTTGCAGAGAGAGGCTAAATCTGGCAATAAAAACACTTTCAACAACTGCGATGTGCCACAAAATGCTGCTAAATGGAATGGAAGTTCTCAGTCAAAATCTACTAATAGTCGTTCACTCTTGAAACCAGCTAGTAGTGAAGCAAACTGCAATCGTGAGACCCCGTCAGTTGACAGTCATGAGTCACCCTCTCATGATGGTAACTCTGAACCTGTATCCACTAGCAAATGGCGCTTACTAAAAAATCAGTTCCTAAAGAATCGGAGTGGCATGGACCTCCCAAGTATCACTGACAATGTTCAGAACAATGTATACAATATTGATAATGGTGATGGAGTACTTGTTGGGATAGTTCATATTTTGGGCGCTTTGGTTGCCTCAGGTCACCTGAAGTTTTCCTCACTTATTGCAAAACCAAAGTTGCCAAGTGGTTTTCTGACAACTGCTAATGGCGAAGGAAATACCATGTTTGAAGACAGAGTATCTTTATTGCTGTTTGCATTGCAGAAAGCTTTTCAAGCAGCCCCAAGAAGGCTTATGACCAGAAATGTATATAGATCTTTAATATCTGCAGTG ATCAATATTTCTTCAGCAAATGATAATCTGAACTTGTATGATTCTGATTATCGCTTTCAGCATATTCCGCTCTTGTTAGTTCTACTACGTTCTCTTCCATATGCATCACGAGCATTTCAAGCTCGTACTCTTCAG GATCTTCTATTTTTGGTTTGCAGTCACCCTGAGAATAGAAGTACTATGACTTCCATTGCAGAATGGCCTGATTGGATTTTGGAGGTTATGATTTCTAATCATGAG ATGGGTGATAACAAAGATTCAGATGGTGTAAGCATATATGAGCTTGAAGACGTCATACACAAGTTTCTACTTATTATGCTGGAGCATTCAATGTGGCAAAAAGATGGGTGGAAG GATGTGGAGGCAACAATACACTGTGCAGAATGGCTTTCAATGGCTGGGGGGTTTAGCATGGGAGACCAAAGAATTAG GCGTGAAGAAGCATTACCAATTTTCAAAAGGAGATTACTGGGTAGTCTGCTTGATTTTTCTGCTCAGGAGCTTCGAGTTCAG CAGTCTGAAGGAATTACTGCTGCAGCATCTGATGTTGAAGTGGAGACTAAAGAACCAAAAATACAAGCAGAAAAGGCTGCCGATCTCTTAGTAGTCTTGGCTGAGAATGCAGTAGTTCTGATGATGCTCGTAGAAGATCATCTGAGGTCACGCAGCCAACAATTTTTTACATCCTGCTTAATTGACAGTGCTTTATCTCCTGCATCGATGGCTTCATCAGCTGCCAGTAGGTCATTGAGCAGAACTGGTAGCGAGCCTTTAGAAGCTGGGGGCTCAAGGCAGTCTTTGTCCAGTGATGCTGGTGGACTGCCGGTTGAT GTTCTTGCTTCGATGTCTGGCACAAATGGGCAAATTTCTTCTGAGGTAATGGAACGCGtaacggcagcagcagcagcggagcCTTATGGATCTGTCAGGCATGCATTTGTATCCTATGGGAGCTGTATTTCAGATCTTTCTGAAGGTTGGAAGTACAGAAGCCGACTGTGGTATGGTGTATGCATTCCATCCAAAGCTAATGTCTTTGGGGGAGGAGGAAGTGGTTGGGAAGCATGGAAATCTGTTGTAGAGAAGGACTCCAATGGGGACTGGATTGAACTTCCATTAGTGAAGAAATCAGTTGCAATGCTGCAGACACTTCTACTAGATTCTGGATTTGGGGCTGGCCTTGGCTCTGGAGAGGGATCTGCCGGTGGTATTGGTGTTATGAGTGCACTTAATCAGTTGTTAGATAGTGATCAGCCTTTTTTCTGTATGCTCCGGTTGACTCTTATTTCAATGAGGGAGGATGATACTGGGGAAGACGACCTCTTTATGAGAAACATTAGCATGAAGAATGATGATATATCAGAAAGATTGGGCTGTCAAACTGGAAGTGTGATTGAACTTGATGGTAACTCATGTTCGCCTACCATAAAACCTCAGTCTGCACTTCTATGGAG ATTGCTTGGCCCCTTTCTGAATGTGCCAGTTTCTGAATCTAAGAGACAGAGGGTTCTGGTTGCGTCTTCTATTCTTTATTCGGAG GTATGGCATGCTGTAAGTAGCGACAGAAAGCCTTTAAGGAAAAAATATCTTGGATTGTTAATGCCACCATATGCAGCTGTCCTGAAAAGATACCGCTCTGTTTTGGCTAATATTCACGAGCTTGCATCTTCGGATGGAGAAAATCCGCTACTTGTTGGTGATTGTGCTTCGGCTGCAGATACTTTACCTGTTGAG GCTGCTGTTTCATTGATATCACCTGGCTGGGCTGCTGCTTTTGCCTCTCCACCAGTTGCAATGGCATTGGCCATGATTGCTGCTGGTGCCTCTGGGGCAGAAACAATTGCACCACCAACAAATAAATTGCGCAGGCGTGACACCTCATTGCTTGAGCGTAGATCAGCTAAATTACACTCATTCTCAAGTTTCCAGAGGCCTCCTGATACAAcaccactcctgcctgcatctgcacCAAAGGACAAAGCATCCGCGAAAGTTGTAGCCTTGGCCGCTGCTCGTGACCTTGAGTTTAGTGCTAAGATTGGCTTGAGAAGAGGTCTTAGTGTTGTAGCAATGGCAACTTCAGGACAACGGAGGTCTGCAGGCGATATTGAGCGTGCGCTGAGGTGGAACACAACTGAAGCTATGGCTGCTGCTTGGATGGAGTGTCTGCAATCTGCTGACTCAAAGTCAGTGTCAGGCAGAGATTTTTCTGCCCTTTCTTACAAATATGTTGCACTTCTTGTTTCAAGTTTTGCCTTAGCACGGAACTTGCAACGAGTTGAG ATGGAGAGACGAACACAGGTTGATATCTTGAACCGTCGTTGTGCCTCTGTTGGGGTTCGGGCATGGCGACGTCTTCTTCATTGCTTAATAGAGACAAATAGACTCTATGGACCTTTTGGAGAACTTCTGTGTACTCCTGATAGC ATTTTCTGGAAGCTGGATTTTACTGAATGTTCATCAAGGATGAGAAGATTTATGAAAAGAAACTACAATGGGTCAGATCGTTTTGGTGCAGCTGTTAATTTTGAGGAGCAGATGCTTCTTTGTGATGGTGTAGAATCCAATGCATGCCACACAGAGGAAGGGGACACTCGATCTACAAATGCTCTCCCAACAACTTCGTTAATTATAGTGGCTGAGGCAATGTCAGTGGATAGAGGACATGAAGATGCTGAGCACATAGAAACCGAAACAATTTGCAGCAGTGTAGATGATCAATTAAGAAATTCCTTGCCACCTGATTCGTTTAAAGGATCAATAGATTCAAGAAGTTCAGACTTTTCTGGTGTCCGCAACCTGGTTCGATCCACACTAATTGCACCTGGTTACAGGTCTGGCGAAGAAGATAAAAGAATTATAATTGAATTGCCATCGTTGATGGTGAAGCCATTGAAGACCGTACGAGGAACCTTCCAA GTCACATTAAAGAGGATTAACTTCATAGTTGATGAGCATACATCTGACAGTGACAGTTACATGGATGATGTTGCATCCACTAGCGGCCAATATGATCAGCAAGATAAAGATCGGAGTTGGTTCATATCTTCGCTGCATCAGATTTATAATAGAAg GTATTTGTTACGTCAAAGTGCATTGGAATTATTTATGGTAGATAGGTCTAACTTCTTCTTTGATTTTGAG GATATAGAAGCACGTCGACATGCTTATCGGGCTATCATTCACACCAAACCTCCTTATTTGAATGATATTTTTCTAGCTACACAG AAACCTGAGCAAATCCTTAAACAGACTCAATTAATGGAGCGCTGGGCCAAATGGGAG ATTAGCAATTTTGACTACCTAATGGAACTGAACACTCTTGCTGGGCGCAGTTACAATGACATCTCGCAG TATCCTATCTTCCCATGGGTAGTATCAGATTACCAGTCCAAAACATTGGACTTGGAAGATCCTTCCTCATACCGAGATCTTTCAAAG CCAATTGGTGCTCTAAATCCTGCACGGCTGAAGAAATTCCAAGACTATTACTCTAGTTTCAAGGATCCAATCATCCCAAATTGTCACTACGGTTCACATTACTCTAGTCCTGGCACG GTATTGTATTATCTTGCCAGGATAGAACCTTTCACTACCCTCTCTATTGAGCTGCGGGGTGGCAAGTTTGGTGATGATAATCACATGCTCTCTGATATCACCAGAACATGGAACAGTGTCCTTGAAGACATGAATGATGTAAAAGAGCTA GTTCCAGAGATGTTTTACCTTCCTGAGGTATTTACTAATGTGAATTCTGTTGACATGGGAGCAAATGAACTTGCTAAAAGGCTAG GCTCTGTAGAATTACCTCCTTGGGCCGAGAACCCTGTTGATTTTATACATAAACATCGGAAAGCTCTTGAGAGTGATCATGTCTCCGCTCATTTTCATGAATGGATTGATCTAATATTTGG ATATAAACAAAGAGGTAAAGAAGCAGTGATGGCTAACAATGTTTTTCCCTATGCTACATACGAGGGGACAGTAGATATTGATAAAATTGCTGATCCAGTAAGTTTCACATCCAACCTTTTAGATCATCTCAGTAACTTTCTAGCTGTTAACATTTTGCTGAAAATACTGAAGGTGCAACGGCAAGCTACACAAAACCAAATAGTAAATTTTGGACAAACGCCATCTCAGTTGCTGATAGTTCCACATATACAGAGAAGGCCATTGGCAGATATCTTACAGCTGCAG ACAATATTCCGGAACCCAAGTGAAGTCAGATCTTATTTACTTCCTAATCCAGACCAGTGTAATGTTCCCGCTAGTGCAGTGCATGTATCGAATGACTGTATTGTAGTCGTAGATGCAAATGTGCCTGCAGCACATGTGGCAGTGCACCATTGGCAGCCAAACACCCCGGATGGCTTAGAGACACCCTTCCTCTTTCATCATGGGAAAAATGCCATAAATTCAAGCGGCGGCGCAATAAGGCGCATCTTCAAAGGACCTGCTTCTGCAGAAGACTACCATTTCCCAAGGGCTATAGCTTTTGCTGCTTCTGCGATCCAACCTTCGTCAACTGTTGCCGTCACATGTGACAAAGAGGTTATAACTG GTGGGCATGCAGATAATTCTGTGAAGTTGATCTCCTCAGATGGAGCAAGGACCATTGAAACTGCATCTGGGCATATTGCTCCTGTGACCTGCCTCGCACTATCTCCTGATAACAATTACTTTGTCACAGGGTCTCGTGACACAACAGTTATATTATGGAGGATACATCAGATGAGCTCTTCACATTGGAAAAATGCTCCAGAACCTCCACCTTCACCAATAACACCAAGTACTCCTCTAGCCAATAGTATTAGTAGTGGTAGCAGTCCAATCAGAACTTTGGAAACCTCCAGCAAGCGGCGAATCGAAGGTCCTATGCATGTTCTAAGAGGACATCTTGGAGAAGTAACTTGCTGTTCTGTTAGTTCTGATTTGGGACTTGTTGCTTCCTCTTCACATACATCTGGTGCCCTTCTACATTCTTTGAGGACAGGTCGGCTCATAACGAAGCTGGATGTGGGAGAGGCACATTTGATATGCTTATCTTCTCAAGGAATCGTATTGATTTGGAATGAATCAGAGAAGAGACTATCCACCTTCACTGTTAATGGAATCCCTATGTCTACCTCGGTCCTGTCACCTTTCTCCGGGCGTGTTAGTTGCATTGAGGTTTCTAGGGATGGCCAGTTTGCTTTAATTGCAGCATGTTTATCTAGAAATTGCACTCGTGACACTAGTACTGATGAAGATCATATGATTGACAACTGCAACGATGATGAGGATGTACCAGAGTCAAAGGAGACCAAGCTATACGTTCATGCTCCCTCGATCTGCTTCATTGATCTATACAAACTTGAG GTAATTCATACGCTGAAGCTGGGAGAAGGACAGGACGTCACAGCTGTTGCTCTAAATGAAGATAACACTACTCTTGTTGCCTCAACAGCTGATAAGCAGCTGATAGTCTTCACAAATCCTTCT TTGAGTTCTAAAATAGCTGATCAGATGTTGCATGAAGGTGATGGGCTTTTGTAG